The Maylandia zebra isolate NMK-2024a linkage group LG4, Mzebra_GT3a, whole genome shotgun sequence genome segment AATATTCATAGATACTGTAGAGAAAGTGCACTACAGATACCATACttgctttgagagtgtttatGGAGAGGTCAGAGGTATACAGAGGTCAAAAGGAATTGCACTGTCTCCAGAGAAGGCATGATAGGGTGCAAAGAGACACACTCTGGAAGTCAGTATGAGGAAGTGAGGAGTGACAGAGAAGTAGGGTGATGCAGGACCTGTATGAGGACAGCGAGATGGTGGTGAGGTGTGTTTGCTATGATGAGGCAGGagtcaggcaggagtctctgtGGGGACTATCATGTTTGCAGCAGACACTGTGATTTGTAGTGAGAGTGAAGcaaaacagaatacatgtgtgtgaatgagagggcgACAGGTGTGCCTCTGCAAGGGGCAAAAGAAGGGAAGGTGGATCAGTTTAATTATGAgccaacaaaagaagaagaattttaAGGGCTGCAATAAATGTTTGCTTTCCTCATCATTTAATGCACCTTGTACATTCTCCTACTATTACACTTTTCTGAAGCTAAAACAATCATAGGACAAAGAAGCTGCACCTGAGGACTGTTTGGCTGTTTTGCTTTAAAAGTGACtggatgatttttttccccccacagctGCTAGAAATAGTGAAACGAGAAGGCGTCTCCTTGATAGCTGTTCTCACCACACACCATCACTGGTAAGAGGAGCGTTTCGTGTCAGGTAACAACACTGCAAAGCATCTCAGTCAAATTGAGGCTAATGGAGTAATTTGGTGCCTCTGCTTACTAGGGACCACGCTCGTGGGAATGAGGCTCTGGTGAAGGAGGTCCCTGGCCTGAGGGTGTACGGGGGAGACGATCGAATCGGGGGTCTGACGGATAAAGTGACAAATGCACAGGAACTGAAGGTGTCCACAAAGCACCTACAGGAGCTCGATGAAGATGCCGTTTAGCTGCGTTTTGAAATTTTACAAACCTGTTGTCTTTTTcagttctgatttttttttgcctcgTTGTCCTTTTCTTCATCTGCAGTTTAGCTCCATCAATGTGAGGTGCCTGTTTACTCCCTGCCATACCTCTGGTCACATGTGCTACTTTGTTTGGGAGGATGAGTGCACTGACGCCCCTGCTGTGTTCACAGGTCTTTTTCTGTACACATAAAGAATCAGTGCACCGGTTGAAATCCAAGACACTAGTAGATTTCGCCATACTGCTTCTGACTGTACagtaaaggcaaaaaaaatgaCTCACTTCATGTTGCAACTGTTGTGTCTTCAGGCAAATAATCTTAATAACTGATTTCTGAGTGGCTAGAGATATGAATACTATAAGTTGTCCATGTTGTGTGCGATGACAAAAACTGACCACTGCCTCCTGTGACATCCCCTTGTCCTTTCTTTGGGTTGCTAGGGGATACGTTGTTTATTGGTGGATGTGGACGGTTCCTTGAGGGTACAGCAGAGCAGATGTACCACAACCTCACCCAGGTGCTTGGTTCCCTACCTCAAGACACGGTTAGTGGAAACAAGAAATACTAACTGTTTGCGTATGCATGTGTGTACGACCTCTACAGGGTTAACAACAGCTAGCATGACCTCAGATAAGTCTAAATCACTATAGTGAATCATCACTCCACAACAATCAGTGAATTGAGGGCAGGACTGGCTCTCTTTTCACCCTTCATAGTACAAACTGTCTTAAAAATGGCACAAAGCCCAGAATGAGTAAAGATACTGAAGCTGTGCTGTGAGCTAATCCCTACTTTAAATGAGGCTTTGTTCATCTTTTAGAAGGTGTTTTGTGGGCACGAGTACACCATAAAGAACTTGAAGTTTGCCATGCTGGTGGAGCCAGAAAATGAAAAGGTTAAGGAGATGCTGAGCTGGGCCAGGGTGAGCATGATACAGGAAGCTGCTACAAGAATAAGGCTTGCAGTTTTCTCTGGTGTTAGCCTGTCTCCTGATACGCAAATATATACAGATTACATAGTAGGTGATCCACAACTATTTCCAGTGTGTTAAAGGCATTTCAGTTagatcattgttgttgttgtttttaaatatcttggaCAACAATGGTGGTCTGTTGCACAGATAAGTAATCCTTTACAGGCTTTTGCTGCACAGAGAATAGTCCAAGCCTTAatctttaaatacatttaaatatgtttataccAGGTTTCTTAAAGTGTTTGCTGTCTCTGCAGGCAAGAGATGATGATGACAAACCCACAGTGCCATCTACACTGATGGAAGAATTCGAATACAACCCTTTTCTTCGTGTCTCGTGAGTCTGGATGTTTATGTATAGCATATATAGAGTGATGGGTCAGGTGAAACACAATTACTTTAAAATCAAGTTAGTCACTATAAGCAACCTTTAATTCCTGTTCCAGaaacaaaaactccctttgTGGGAAACCCTTTGGGTCATTTCCAGCTCTGTGCTTTACCAGCTTTGCATcattcacagtttaaaataacCCTTGTTTATGTTATAATGGCTCTTGGAACTGCCTCCTACTAACTAAGTAACTAACTTTCTTGTGATTGGCT includes the following:
- the LOC101470330 gene encoding hydroxyacylglutathione hydrolase-like protein produces the protein MKVKVISILEDNYMYLVIEEQSKQAIAVDPAVPHRLLEIVKREGVSLIAVLTTHHHWDHARGNEALVKEVPGLRVYGGDDRIGGLTDKVTNAQELKFSSINVRCLFTPCHTSGHMCYFVWEDECTDAPAVFTGDTLFIGGCGRFLEGTAEQMYHNLTQVLGSLPQDTKVFCGHEYTIKNLKFAMLVEPENEKVKEMLSWARARDDDDKPTVPSTLMEEFEYNPFLRVSEEAVQKFTGKTDPIEVLRVLRKEKDKFKKPKERLPPHAMLALEWGLLRP